From one Magnolia sinica isolate HGM2019 chromosome 18, MsV1, whole genome shotgun sequence genomic stretch:
- the LOC131232392 gene encoding serine/arginine-rich splicing factor SC35-like, whose product MEAVDEHGKWQMVTNKKNGSPEFGRRGKVPLSEYQTLFVQSFLEGWSPENFERVFGSVGVVMEVVVLKDRISNFPGGFAFARMSIMEEMNQAVYQLNGESFGGIKLRVQCAKYGPKRKNSERKVYLQSGAPKSKENATVGNGQNGV is encoded by the coding sequence ATGGAGGCTGTGGACGAACACGGGAAATGGCAGATGGTAACAAACAAAAAGAATGGTAGTCCAGAATTTGGGAGAAGAGGAAAGGTACCCCTGTCGGAATATCAGACTCTTTTCGTCCAATCTTTCCTGGAAGGTTGGTCACCGGAAAACTTCGAAAGGGTCTTTGGCAGTGTTGGGGTGGTAATGGAGGTAGTGGTGCTGAAAGACAGAATCTCGAACTTTCCAGGAGGTTTTGCTTTCGCTCGAATGAGTATAATGGAGGAGATGAATCAAGCTGTTTACCAACTGAATGGGGAGAGCTTCGGAGGGATTAAACTCAGAGTTCAATGTGCTAAGTATGGTCCAAAAAGGAAGAACAGTGAACGGAAAGTTTATCTCCAATCTGGAGCTCCAAAATCAAAAGAGAATGCTACTGTGGGAAACGGACAAAATGGGGTTTGA